One genomic region from bacterium encodes:
- a CDS encoding S41 family peptidase has protein sequence MAEARQGYYHHPTVQGDHVVFICEDDLWSVPLAGGIARRLTSNLGMVSFPRLSPNGRWLAFCGREEGQPDVYLMPAEGGEMRRLTFLGNVAKIAAWAKDSSAVLFLSSHQAAIPHDRPLVYRVSLTGEYPQLFLNCPTLNLSLQPDGPGMALGRNNDDNARWKRYRGGTAGEIWLDHQGSGNFVKLPLPRGNPNAPMWINGRIYFASDHDGVGNLYSCTLAGGDLRAETNHRDFFVRHPSTDGHTIVYQAGADLYALDTVTRQTRLIPIAWRSPMVQTQRKFTTASRYLENYHLHPRGHAIALSARGKLFTMPNWENSPLQYGPREGARHRLVRWLHDGQRLVAINDQDDGEEKLVVFSSEPLHEAERVIPSPPGRIQSLIASPSALQVALTTSRLDLWVVDVETGSGRRLDQNPYAEIFDLTYAPDGRWLAYSKPINENQRAIFLCEIASGAIHQVTQPVLRDLRPSFDPDGRYLYFLSARVLNPVNDSVQFVVSFPGAYKPYLLTLRKELASPFIPMPAAPGEESAPRLPANGGKANGQAAKANGESGAAEAEAPEKSKAEETLQIDLDGMRYRMVEFPVKEGLYGEVMGIKDKVVFTSFPVRGRADLGDSSALEDDDEKGTLWVYDFTNHKLEVIASDVQSLQVANGGKTLSYRSGRRIRVLKAGEKPAENSDASPSRKNGWLDLSRVKLSVDPRAEWRQMFREAWRLQREFFWNENMSGVDWHKVYDRYYPLIDRIATRAEFSDLIWEMQGELGTSHAYESGGDYRQPPYYSIGRLGADLMFEAAQNRYIIRKIYRGDVWLKDNFSPLSAPGANITEGEALLEIGGVTLSATVTPGHLLANLAGQEVTLTVQSPAPESKPRKVVVKTLYSEYPLRYRAWVERNAACVAEATGNRIGYLHVPDMGTQGLIEFHRSYLAQSNKLGLIVDVRYNGGGNVSQLLLEKLIRRPLGYDVKRWGAPDPYPEHAMRGPIVTLTNEHAGSDGDIFCHSFKLLKIGPLIGKRTWGGVIGIDRRYNLADGGRTTQPQYSFWFADVKWQVENYGVEPDIEVDFDPNAHLRGEDPQLERAIAEALRLLEVKGVELPAFDGRPHLPLPE, from the coding sequence GTGGCGGAAGCTCGCCAAGGTTACTATCATCATCCGACGGTGCAGGGCGATCACGTTGTCTTCATTTGCGAAGATGACTTGTGGAGCGTGCCTCTGGCCGGCGGAATTGCACGGCGACTCACGAGCAATCTTGGCATGGTCAGTTTCCCCCGCCTCTCCCCCAACGGTCGCTGGTTGGCGTTTTGCGGCCGCGAAGAAGGCCAGCCCGACGTCTATCTCATGCCCGCGGAAGGCGGAGAAATGCGGCGCCTCACTTTTCTCGGCAACGTCGCCAAGATCGCGGCATGGGCAAAGGACAGCAGCGCGGTGTTGTTTCTCAGCTCGCATCAGGCCGCGATTCCACACGACCGTCCCCTCGTCTATCGCGTTTCGCTGACCGGCGAATATCCGCAACTCTTTTTGAATTGTCCCACGCTCAATCTCTCCCTGCAGCCGGACGGCCCGGGCATGGCGCTGGGCCGCAACAACGACGACAACGCGCGCTGGAAACGCTATCGCGGCGGCACCGCCGGTGAAATCTGGCTCGATCACCAGGGCAGCGGCAACTTCGTGAAATTGCCGCTGCCGCGCGGCAATCCCAATGCGCCTATGTGGATCAACGGCCGCATCTATTTCGCTTCCGATCACGACGGCGTCGGCAACCTCTATTCCTGCACGCTGGCCGGCGGCGATTTGCGCGCCGAAACCAATCATCGCGATTTTTTTGTGCGTCATCCGTCCACCGACGGCCACACCATCGTCTATCAGGCCGGCGCAGATCTGTATGCGCTCGACACGGTCACCCGCCAAACCCGGCTGATTCCCATTGCCTGGCGCAGCCCGATGGTGCAAACTCAGCGCAAATTCACCACCGCCTCGCGTTATCTGGAAAACTATCATCTCCATCCCCGCGGGCATGCCATCGCGCTCTCGGCGCGCGGCAAACTCTTCACCATGCCCAATTGGGAAAACTCCCCGTTGCAATACGGCCCGCGCGAGGGCGCCCGCCATCGCCTGGTGCGCTGGCTGCATGACGGCCAGCGGCTGGTGGCCATCAACGATCAGGATGACGGCGAAGAAAAGCTGGTGGTGTTTTCCAGCGAGCCGCTGCACGAAGCCGAGCGCGTGATTCCTTCGCCACCCGGCCGCATTCAATCACTCATCGCTTCCCCCTCGGCGCTGCAGGTGGCGCTCACCACCAGCCGCCTGGACCTTTGGGTGGTTGACGTGGAAACCGGCAGCGGCCGCCGCCTGGACCAGAATCCTTATGCTGAAATCTTCGACCTGACCTATGCGCCCGACGGCCGCTGGCTGGCGTACAGCAAACCGATCAACGAAAACCAGCGCGCCATTTTCCTGTGCGAGATTGCCTCCGGCGCGATCCATCAGGTGACGCAGCCGGTGTTGCGCGATCTCAGGCCGAGCTTCGATCCTGACGGCCGCTATCTGTATTTTCTCTCCGCACGCGTGCTCAATCCCGTCAATGATTCCGTGCAATTCGTGGTGAGTTTCCCGGGCGCGTACAAACCGTACTTGCTGACTCTGCGCAAGGAATTGGCCAGCCCCTTCATCCCCATGCCGGCCGCGCCCGGCGAAGAAAGCGCTCCTCGGCTGCCGGCAAACGGCGGCAAAGCCAACGGCCAGGCGGCCAAAGCCAATGGCGAGAGCGGAGCCGCGGAGGCGGAAGCCCCCGAAAAATCCAAAGCGGAAGAAACGCTGCAGATCGATCTCGACGGCATGCGATATCGCATGGTGGAATTTCCCGTGAAGGAGGGCCTGTACGGCGAAGTCATGGGCATCAAGGACAAGGTGGTCTTCACTTCCTTTCCGGTGCGCGGCCGCGCCGATCTCGGCGATTCTTCCGCGCTCGAGGACGACGATGAAAAGGGCACGCTGTGGGTCTACGATTTCACCAACCACAAATTGGAAGTGATTGCCAGCGATGTGCAGTCGCTGCAGGTGGCGAACGGCGGCAAAACCTTGAGCTATCGCAGCGGCCGCCGCATACGCGTGTTGAAAGCGGGCGAAAAGCCGGCGGAAAACAGCGATGCCTCGCCGAGCCGCAAAAACGGCTGGCTCGATCTCAGCCGGGTCAAACTTTCGGTTGACCCGCGCGCAGAGTGGCGCCAGATGTTTCGCGAAGCCTGGCGGCTGCAACGCGAATTCTTCTGGAATGAAAACATGTCGGGCGTGGACTGGCACAAGGTGTATGATCGCTACTATCCCCTCATCGATCGCATCGCCACGCGCGCCGAGTTTTCCGATTTGATCTGGGAAATGCAGGGCGAGTTGGGCACCTCGCACGCCTACGAAAGCGGCGGCGATTATCGCCAGCCGCCGTATTATTCCATCGGCCGCCTCGGCGCGGATCTGATGTTCGAGGCGGCGCAGAACCGGTATATCATCAGAAAGATCTATCGCGGCGATGTCTGGCTCAAAGATAACTTTTCGCCGCTCAGCGCGCCGGGCGCCAACATTACGGAAGGCGAGGCGTTGCTGGAAATCGGCGGCGTGACGCTGAGCGCGACCGTGACGCCTGGGCATTTGCTGGCAAACTTGGCCGGACAAGAGGTCACTTTGACGGTGCAGTCCCCGGCGCCGGAAAGCAAGCCGCGCAAAGTGGTCGTCAAGACGCTGTATTCGGAATACCCGCTGCGCTATCGCGCCTGGGTGGAGCGCAATGCCGCGTGCGTGGCCGAAGCCACCGGCAATCGCATCGGCTATTTGCATGTTCCCGACATGGGGACGCAGGGATTGATCGAGTTTCACCGCTCTTACCTGGCGCAATCGAACAAGCTCGGCTTGATCGTTGACGTGCGCTACAACGGCGGGGGCAATGTTTCGCAATTGTTGCTGGAGAAGCTCATTCGCCGGCCGCTCGGTTATGACGTGAAACGCTGGGGCGCGCCCGATCCTTATCCCGAACACGCCATGCGCGGCCCGATCGTCACGCTCACCAACGAACATGCCGGCTCGGATGGCGACATTTTTTGTCACAGCTTCAAGCTGCTCAAGATCGGCCCGCTGATCGGCAAGCGCACCTGGGGCGGCGTGATCGGCATCGACCGGCGTTACAATCTCGCCGACGGCGGCCGCACCACGCAGCCGCAATACTCGTTCTGGTTTGCCGACGTCAAATGGCAGGTGGAAAACTACGGCGTCGAGCCGGACATCGAAGTCGATTTCGATCCTAATGCGCATCTGCGCGGCGAAGATCCACAACTCGAGCGCGCGATTGCCGAAGCCCTGCGCCTGTTGGAAGTGAAAGGTGTCGAGCTGCCGGCCTTCGATGGCCGGCCGCATCTGCCGCTGCCCGAATGA
- a CDS encoding class I SAM-dependent methyltransferase — MNQDLARYYAERAREYEDIYRKPERQPNLAAAAVWLQEELAGCTVLEVACGTGFWTAALSASARRLHACDLNPAVLELALSKSHPRGKVTFTLADLRALPFAGRQFDAVFGGFIWSHIPLPQLDAFLAALRRPLRPQGKIVLIDNVYVAGSSHPIAQRDALGNTYQIRALQDGSQHLVLKNFPTAEFLQEKFHRQALRLKLNWLDYYWLLTAEAEA; from the coding sequence ATGAATCAAGATCTGGCCCGCTATTATGCCGAACGCGCCCGGGAGTACGAAGACATCTATCGAAAACCGGAGCGGCAGCCCAATCTGGCCGCGGCCGCGGTCTGGCTGCAGGAGGAGTTGGCTGGCTGCACCGTGCTGGAAGTCGCCTGCGGCACGGGTTTTTGGACCGCCGCCCTCAGCGCCTCGGCGCGCCGCCTGCACGCCTGCGATCTCAATCCTGCCGTGCTGGAACTCGCGCTATCGAAATCCCATCCTCGCGGCAAGGTCACCTTCACGCTCGCGGACTTGCGCGCGCTGCCTTTTGCCGGCCGGCAGTTCGACGCCGTGTTTGGCGGGTTCATTTGGTCGCACATTCCTTTGCCGCAACTCGACGCGTTTCTCGCCGCTTTGCGGCGCCCGCTGCGGCCGCAAGGCAAAATCGTGCTCATCGACAACGTCTATGTCGCCGGCAGCAGCCACCCGATTGCCCAGCGGGACGCACTCGGCAATACCTACCAGATTCGCGCGCTGCAAGACGGGTCACAGCACCTCGTGCTCAAGAATTTTCCCACCGCAGAATTCCTGCAGGAAAAATTTCACCGCCAGGCGTTGCGCCTCAAGCTCAACTGGCTGGACTACTATTGGTTGCTCACCGCTGAAGCAGAGGCCTGA
- a CDS encoding DUF2255 family protein, which yields MNTRRHFPKTVLAALRTAKIIGLRAGSQPHRFTGVWFVVVQDRLFVRTWNNKPNGWYQAFRKEPRGRLQVAERELPVVARKARGERLFDAIDQAYGEKYPTPGSRQYVQGFAQPKRRATTLELLPS from the coding sequence ATGAACACCCGACGGCATTTTCCCAAAACCGTGCTGGCCGCGCTGCGGACCGCCAAAATCATCGGCCTGCGCGCCGGCTCACAACCGCACCGCTTCACCGGCGTGTGGTTCGTGGTCGTGCAGGATCGCCTCTTCGTTCGTACGTGGAACAACAAGCCGAACGGCTGGTATCAAGCCTTTCGCAAGGAGCCGCGCGGCCGCCTGCAAGTCGCGGAGCGGGAATTGCCCGTCGTCGCGCGCAAAGCCAGAGGAGAACGGCTGTTCGACGCAATCGATCAAGCCTACGGCGAGAAATATCCCACGCCCGGCTCCCGTCAGTACGTGCAAGGCTTTGCCCAACCCAAGCGCCGCGCGACCACGCTGGAGTTGCTGCCAAGCTAG
- a CDS encoding toast rack family protein: protein MLKSSVFLLLGVMLALGCRERPADRENSGDRRRAARMEKDYLVEKQTIPLTVQKSLRLELECTAGRLELAPMTSGALAELDLAFAREELRPTVEFDSTEAEATLRVRSPRQHTDNIDFDRLRENNWRLKLSPQIPITFDIEGGAFDALLDFSGLKVADLKLDVGAGELDLEFSGPNTELPDLRINSGAASVDARGLCFANFRRFVFNGGAGKSELEFDGSYAGEGEVELNFGVGVNTVLLNRELGVRIRKEGSFLAPMSLRDFVKQGDTYYSENYENAAAKLHFDIKMGVGHTSIRWIK from the coding sequence ATGCTGAAATCAAGCGTGTTCTTGTTGCTGGGTGTGATGCTTGCCCTGGGGTGCCGCGAACGGCCGGCCGATCGGGAGAATTCAGGCGATCGTCGCCGCGCCGCGCGGATGGAGAAGGATTACCTGGTTGAAAAGCAGACGATACCGTTGACGGTTCAGAAGTCTTTGCGTTTGGAATTGGAGTGTACCGCCGGCCGCCTGGAACTGGCACCAATGACTTCCGGCGCGCTGGCAGAGCTGGATTTGGCCTTTGCCCGCGAAGAGCTGCGCCCGACCGTCGAATTTGACAGCACCGAGGCCGAAGCCACCCTGCGCGTTCGCAGCCCCCGCCAGCACACGGACAACATTGACTTCGACCGCCTGCGCGAAAACAACTGGCGTCTCAAGTTGTCGCCGCAGATTCCCATCACGTTTGATATCGAAGGCGGCGCCTTCGATGCCCTGCTCGATTTCAGCGGTTTGAAGGTCGCCGACCTCAAGCTCGACGTGGGTGCGGGCGAACTGGATCTTGAATTCAGTGGGCCCAATACGGAGTTGCCGGACCTGCGCATCAACTCCGGCGCCGCCTCGGTGGACGCGCGCGGCCTGTGTTTCGCCAACTTCCGGCGCTTCGTGTTCAATGGCGGTGCCGGCAAGTCCGAGTTGGAATTCGACGGCAGCTATGCCGGCGAAGGCGAGGTCGAGCTGAATTTCGGCGTGGGCGTCAACACCGTCTTGCTCAACCGCGAGCTGGGCGTGCGCATCCGCAAGGAAGGCTCGTTTCTGGCGCCCATGAGCTTGCGCGATTTCGTCAAACAGGGCGATACCTATTACTCTGAAAACTACGAGAATGCCGCGGCCAAGCTCCATTTCGACATCAAAATGGGCGTGGGCCACACTTCGATCCGTTGGATCAAGTAA
- a CDS encoding alcohol dehydrogenase family protein, translated as MRALTFHGKQDLRYESVPDPALQAPTEVILKVQLAGICGSDLHVYHEREKGLDPGTVMGHEFAGEIVAAGREVKKFKRGDRVFAPFTTNCGECFFCRIGLTARCSHSRLFGWVQNGMGLQGGQAEFVRVPHAEATLLAIPENVLLEEALLAGDVLATGYFCAERAEVKPGGGYAVIGCGPVGLMAIIASRELGAEQIYAIDNQPARLALAEYFGAISINFEQTDPLAWVAAATAGRGVEAVMEAVGHEAAMELAFALVRPGGIIAAAGVHHAPTFAFSPGEAYDKNLTYRTGRCSARFYAERLLPILQQRKYEPARIISHRLPLSRGPQGYQIFDEKRENCTKVILQP; from the coding sequence ATGCGCGCCCTCACCTTTCACGGCAAACAAGACCTCCGCTACGAATCGGTTCCTGATCCCGCGCTGCAAGCGCCCACCGAGGTCATTCTCAAAGTCCAGCTCGCCGGCATTTGCGGTTCGGATCTGCACGTTTATCACGAGCGCGAAAAAGGCCTGGACCCCGGCACGGTGATGGGGCACGAGTTTGCCGGAGAAATCGTCGCGGCCGGGCGCGAGGTGAAAAAGTTCAAACGCGGCGATCGGGTGTTCGCGCCCTTCACGACGAATTGTGGCGAGTGCTTCTTTTGCCGCATCGGCTTGACGGCGCGCTGCTCGCACAGCCGGCTGTTCGGTTGGGTGCAAAACGGCATGGGTCTGCAGGGCGGCCAGGCGGAGTTCGTGCGCGTACCGCATGCCGAGGCAACGTTGCTCGCGATTCCGGAAAACGTGCTGTTGGAAGAGGCTCTACTGGCGGGTGATGTTCTGGCGACCGGTTATTTTTGCGCAGAGAGGGCGGAAGTGAAGCCGGGCGGCGGGTATGCGGTGATCGGCTGCGGCCCGGTGGGTTTGATGGCGATCATCGCGAGCCGCGAGCTGGGCGCGGAACAAATTTATGCAATCGACAACCAGCCGGCGCGGCTGGCACTGGCGGAATATTTTGGCGCGATCAGCATCAACTTCGAGCAGACGGATCCGCTGGCGTGGGTGGCCGCAGCGACCGCGGGCCGCGGCGTGGAGGCAGTGATGGAGGCCGTGGGCCACGAAGCAGCGATGGAGCTGGCGTTCGCTTTGGTGCGGCCGGGCGGGATCATCGCAGCCGCGGGTGTGCATCACGCGCCCACGTTTGCCTTTTCGCCCGGCGAAGCCTACGACAAAAATCTCACCTACCGCACCGGCCGTTGCTCCGCACGATTCTACGCTGAGCGTTTGCTGCCCATTCTGCAACAAAGAAAATATGAGCCGGCCAGGATCATCTCGCATCGTCTCCCCCTCTCACGCGGTCCACAGGGCTACCAAATCTTCGATGAAAAGCGGGAAAACTGCACCAAAGTGATTTTGCAGCCCTGA
- the clpB gene encoding ATP-dependent chaperone ClpB yields the protein MTLDKFTLKAQEAVAAAQQLAAEGGQQQIEVEHLLQAMLRDSEGVAVAILKKLGANVSLAQSRLEDELRRMPRVSGAGGNIYVSNRLANVFNQAQNEMRQLKDEYVSSEHLLIAIAEEKQGAAGQLLRQQGVTRDNIFKVLKEIRGTQRVTDQNPEGKYQALERFGRDVTELARSGKLDPVIGRDEEIRRAVQVLSRRTKNNPVLVGDPGVGKTAIVEGIAQRIAHGDVPESLKNKRLIQIEMATLVAGAKYRGEFEERLKAVLKEIQNAEGEIILFIDELHTMVGAGAAEGAVDAANMLKPMLSRGELRLIGATTLDEYRKYIEKDKALERRFQPVLVDEPSVEDTISILRGLKERYEVHHGVRIADSAIVAAATLSQRYISERFLPDKAIDLIDESAAKLRTEIDSMPEEIDEIERRIKQLEIEQVALKKESDAPSKERLAKLKEELGNLKEQATQLKARWQVEKDTIKQIRSVKEQMEQAKLQAEKAERAGDLNKVAELRYGTLPGLEKQLGVLNAKLADLHKAGALLNEEVTESDIAEVVARWTGIPVARMLESEKEKILKMADRLRQRVVGQDEAIEAVSFAVRRSRAGLSEETRPIGSFIFLGPTGVGKTELARALAEFMFDDENAVVRLDMSEYMEQFNVSRLIGAPPGYVGYEEGGQLTEAIRRRPYAVILLDEIEKAHPDVFNILLQVLEDGRLTDSKGHLVNFKNTIIIMTSNIGAEVIMQRFEHAKDENQEQIYRYTKGDVLEMVRRKLRPEFLNRVDEIIMFHPLSKAHIHDIVDIQFKRLVDTVLQRQGIEATLTDAAKNLLAEQGYDPVFGARPLKRLMQRQIINELATRILGGELAKGDKLRLDAKDGRLVYERVK from the coding sequence ATGACCCTCGATAAATTCACTCTCAAAGCCCAGGAAGCCGTGGCAGCCGCGCAGCAGCTCGCCGCCGAGGGCGGACAGCAGCAGATCGAAGTCGAACACCTGTTGCAGGCGATGTTGCGTGACAGCGAAGGCGTTGCTGTCGCAATTCTAAAAAAGCTGGGCGCGAATGTGAGCCTGGCGCAAAGCCGCCTGGAAGATGAGTTGCGGCGCATGCCGCGCGTCTCCGGCGCCGGCGGCAACATTTACGTTTCGAACCGGCTGGCGAATGTGTTCAATCAGGCGCAAAACGAAATGCGCCAGCTCAAGGACGAATACGTCAGCAGCGAGCATTTGCTGATTGCGATTGCGGAAGAAAAACAAGGCGCAGCCGGCCAGCTCTTGCGGCAGCAGGGCGTGACGCGTGACAACATTTTCAAAGTGCTGAAGGAGATTCGCGGCACGCAGCGCGTGACCGACCAGAATCCCGAAGGCAAATATCAGGCGTTGGAGCGCTTCGGCCGCGATGTCACCGAGCTTGCACGCAGCGGCAAACTCGATCCGGTGATCGGCCGCGACGAGGAAATCCGGCGGGCGGTGCAGGTCTTGTCGCGGCGCACCAAAAACAATCCCGTGCTCGTCGGCGATCCCGGCGTCGGCAAAACCGCGATTGTCGAAGGCATCGCGCAGCGCATCGCGCACGGCGACGTGCCGGAATCGCTGAAAAACAAGCGCCTCATTCAAATCGAAATGGCGACGCTGGTGGCGGGCGCGAAATATCGCGGCGAGTTCGAGGAGCGCCTCAAAGCCGTGTTGAAGGAAATCCAAAACGCGGAAGGCGAGATCATTCTTTTCATCGACGAGCTGCACACCATGGTGGGCGCGGGCGCGGCCGAGGGCGCGGTGGATGCCGCCAACATGCTCAAGCCCATGCTGTCACGCGGCGAGCTGCGCTTGATCGGCGCCACGACGTTGGACGAGTATCGCAAATACATTGAAAAAGACAAAGCATTGGAGCGCCGCTTTCAGCCGGTGCTGGTGGATGAGCCGTCGGTGGAAGATACCATCTCGATCTTGCGCGGCTTGAAAGAACGGTACGAAGTGCATCACGGCGTGCGCATCGCGGATTCCGCGATTGTGGCAGCGGCTACCCTGTCACAGCGTTACATTTCCGAACGTTTTTTGCCGGACAAGGCGATTGATTTGATCGATGAGTCGGCGGCAAAATTGCGCACGGAGATCGACTCGATGCCGGAAGAGATTGACGAAATCGAACGCCGGATCAAGCAACTCGAAATCGAACAGGTGGCATTGAAAAAAGAAAGCGATGCCCCTTCGAAAGAACGGCTGGCGAAACTCAAGGAAGAGTTGGGCAATCTCAAAGAACAAGCGACGCAGCTCAAGGCGCGCTGGCAGGTCGAGAAGGACACCATCAAGCAAATTCGCAGCGTGAAGGAGCAGATGGAACAGGCCAAGCTGCAGGCGGAAAAAGCCGAGCGCGCCGGCGATTTGAACAAAGTTGCGGAGCTGCGCTACGGCACGCTGCCGGGCCTGGAGAAACAACTTGGCGTGCTCAATGCGAAATTGGCGGATTTGCACAAAGCCGGCGCGCTGTTGAATGAGGAAGTCACAGAGTCGGATATTGCCGAAGTGGTAGCGCGGTGGACCGGCATTCCCGTGGCGCGCATGCTGGAAAGCGAAAAGGAAAAAATTCTGAAGATGGCCGATCGCTTGCGCCAGCGCGTTGTCGGCCAGGATGAAGCGATTGAGGCGGTGTCATTTGCCGTGCGCCGCTCGCGGGCGGGCCTGAGCGAAGAAACCCGGCCCATCGGCTCGTTCATCTTTCTCGGCCCCACCGGCGTCGGCAAAACCGAATTAGCGCGCGCATTGGCGGAATTCATGTTCGATGATGAGAACGCCGTGGTGCGGCTCGACATGTCGGAATACATGGAACAATTCAACGTTTCGCGCCTGATCGGCGCGCCGCCGGGATATGTAGGTTATGAAGAAGGCGGCCAGCTCACCGAAGCCATCCGTCGCCGGCCTTACGCCGTGATCCTGCTCGATGAAATTGAAAAGGCGCATCCGGACGTTTTCAATATCCTCCTGCAAGTGCTGGAGGACGGCCGCCTGACGGACAGCAAGGGCCACCTCGTGAATTTCAAGAACACGATCATCATCATGACCTCGAACATCGGCGCGGAGGTGATCATGCAGCGCTTCGAGCATGCCAAGGACGAGAATCAGGAGCAGATTTATAGATACACCAAAGGTGACGTGCTGGAGATGGTGCGGCGCAAGCTGCGCCCGGAATTTCTGAACCGCGTCGACGAGATCATCATGTTTCATCCGCTCTCAAAAGCGCATATTCACGACATCGTCGACATCCAATTCAAACGCCTGGTGGATACCGTCTTGCAACGGCAAGGCATTGAGGCAACGCTGACGGACGCGGCGAAGAACCTGCTTGCGGAGCAAGGTTACGATCCGGTGTTCGGCGCCCGGCCGCTCAAACGCTTGATGCAGCGGCAAATCATCAACGAGCTGGCCACCCGCATCCTGGGCGGTGAGCTGGCCAAAGGCGACAAGCTGCGCCTCGATGCGAAGGACGGCAGGTTGGTTTATGAAAGGGTGAAATAG